Proteins encoded within one genomic window of Natator depressus isolate rNatDep1 chromosome 1, rNatDep2.hap1, whole genome shotgun sequence:
- the GPR156 gene encoding putative G-protein coupled receptor 156 — translation MEPGFNCSDLCDSYSSWNSQARRQRTLRDLCTITITAYDSGSQTFPSSSAALLGVVWTFLTGGVLLALFFLVFTIHVRKNRIVKMSSPNLNIVTLLGSGLTYTSAYLFGIPEQSLFSGASMEMLIQVRLCLLCVGSSLVFGPILGKSWRLYKVFTQRGPEKRVIIKDLQLLLMVVVLVLADAMLLTTWIFSDPVQCFQSFTTSLRVTDKGMTCSVGRMQFCASLYSELWLSLILGFKSILLIYGTYLAGLTDHVSAPPVNQSLILIVGVNLIFLAAGTVFLVNWFFYTWHNLVFGFTSGGIFICTTTINCFIFVPQLRQWKAFEEEQNQTISHMAKYFTSPSKSFLSMYSEEQICQLIGEKNSMQRLLTEKNAVIESLQEQVNNAKEKLTRLMSAECSYDSMGLAVPSTSFSILPQNTDSHVESSGCAMEAEGLHGDYFPPGQEQNPWHCPSLPDTQCSPVSVGKQDCVGIIQNLKHIKHQNTPPEDLSCYETLLCNPMDISEYSSKDVQEQWRPPNNKKYIDSPPIPLSQNLSAVDGRAEQPESSAAVEEQPSKVSEKLQEILQELSIGGIVSAQASPRGPRQPSHNAEHEKSAAWRPWESHTGVCTYLSPYRTRRQRRRIPVHPPSTYFPASMTPQAWCLTNKAVSRTQSGQSTWSRDRLIQTSPDKASDTSDGRFLYQPSPSSSVIDKMCNFQLKHRKNWPEEQSREGNGQVSNKHQGSAQVKNHNALLYPPSPFSLQQQQGDAGRDLEQALVPSLCLYPDSDSSSSSEEMFSCCHKPHCEICFHSPGDSSDSCTTDTDPEPGGPLAHWAKLYGRPQPIVNFKDDLKPTLV, via the exons ATGGAGCCTGGATTCAACTGCTCTGACTTGTGTGACAGCTACTCCAGTTGGAACAGCCAGGCGCGGAGGCAGAGGACCCTGCGGGATCTCTGCACGATAACGATT ACGGCCTACGACAGCGGCAGTCagaccttcccctcctcctcggCTGCCCTCCTGGGAGTTGTGTGGACCTTCCTCACCGGTGGAGTCCTGCTGGCTCTTTTCTTTCTTGTCTTCACAATTCATGTCAGGAAGAACAG AATTGTGAAGATGTCCAGCCCCAATCTGAACATTGTGACACTGCTGGGCAGTGGCTTGACTTACACTAGCGCTTACCTCTTCGGGATTCCAGAGCAGAGTTTGTTTTCTGGAGCCTCAATGGAAATGCTCATTCAG GTGCGACTCTGCTTGCTGTGTGTTGGAAGCTCCCTGGTCTTTGGGCCCATCCTAGGGAAAAGCTGGCGGCTGTACAAAGTGTTCACACAGCGCGGTCCAGAAAAGAGGGTG ATTATCAAAgacctccagctgctgctgatggtggTGGTGCTGGTGCTGGCAGATGCCATGCTGCTCACAACATGGATTTTCTCGGATCCAGTTCAGTGTTTCCAAAGCTTCACCACATCCCTGAGG GTGACTGACAAGGGCATGACCTGTTCGGTGGGTAGGATGCAGTTCTGCGCGTCTCTCTACTCCGAACTTTGGCTCAGTCTCATTTTAGGGTTTAAG AGCATCCTGTTGATATATGGGACATACCTGGCTGGTCTGACAGATCATGTCAGCGCTCCACCAGTGAATCAGTCCTTGATCCTCATTGTTGGGGTCAACCTCATTTTCCTTGCTGCTGGGACAGTTTTTTTAGTTAACTGGTTTTTCTACACTTGGCACAACCTGGTCTTTGGTTTTACATCTGGAGGCATCTTCATCTGTACAACCACAATCAATTGCTTCATCTTTGTTCCACAG CTCCGGCAGTGGAAAGCCTTTGAGGAAGAACAGAACCAAACCATTAGCCACATGGCAAAATATTTTACCAGCCCCAGCAAGAGCTTCCTCTCCATGTACAGTGAAGAGCAGATCTGCCAGCTGATAGGGGAGAAGAACTCCATGCAACGGCTGCTTACTGAG AAAAATGCTGTGATCGAAAGCCTCCAGGAGCAAGTGAACAATGCTAAGGAGAAGCTGACGAGGCTGATGTCTGCAGAGTGCAGCTATGATTCGATGGGCCTCGCTGTTCCTTCCACATCCTTCTCCATCTTGCCTCAGAACACAGATAGCCATGTTGAGTCCAGTGGTTGTGCCATGGAAGCTGAAGggctgcatggagactattttcCCCCTGGTCAAGAGCAGAACCCTTGGCACTGTCCCAGTCTCCCAGATACACAGTGCAGTCCAGTGTCTGTTGGCAAACAAGATTGTGTTGGTATCATCCAGAACCTTAAACATATAAAGCACCAAAACACTCCACCAGAAGATCTCAGTTGCTATGAGACACTGCTTTGTAACCCTATGGACATCTCCGAATACAGCTCTAAGGATGTCCAAGAGCAATGGAGGCCTCCAAACAACAAGAAATATATCGACAGTCCACCAATACCATTGAGCCAGAATCTCTCAGCagttgatgggagagcagagCAACCAGAGAGCTCAGCAGCAGTCGAGGAGCAGCCCTCAAAGGTCAGTGAAAAGTTGCAGGAAATCTTGCAAGAGCTGAGCATTGGCGGCATAGTTAGTGCCCAGGCGTCACCCAGGGGGCCTAGGCAACCCAGCCACAATGCAGAACATGAAAAGAGTGCAGCGTGGAGACCCTGGGAGAGTCACACAGGTGTCTGCACTTACCTTAGTCCTTACAGGACAAGACGGCAAAGAAGAAGAATCCCAGTCCATCCACCTTCCACCTACTTTCCTGCATCTATGACCCCACAAGCGTGGTGTCTCACGAACAAGGCAGTCAGCAGGACACAGAGTGGACAGAGCACTTGGAGCCGTGACAGATTAATACAAACATCTCCGGATAAAGCAAGTGACACCAGTGATGGAAGGTTCCTCTATCAGCCATCACCCTCCTCATCAGTCATCGACAAAATGTGCAACTTCCAGCTGAAGCACAGGAAGAACTGGCCTGAAGAACAAAGCCGTGAAGGGAATGGCCAAGTTTCAAACAAACACCAAGGCTCTGCCCAAGTGAAGAACCACAATGCTCTGTTGTATCCCCCCAGTCCCTtcagcctccagcagcagcagggggatgCTGGGAGGGACCTGGAACAAGCCCTTGTGCCCTCCCTGTGCCTTTATCCAGACTCTGACTCCAGTAGCAGCTCGGAGGAGATGTTCAGCTGCTGCCACAAGCCTCACTGTGAAATCTGCTTCCACAGCCCTGGTGACTCCAGTGACAGCTGCACCACTGACACAGACCCAGAGCCTGGCGGGCCCCTAGCCCACTGGGCAAAGCTTTATGGCAGGCCTCAGCCCATCGTGAACTTCAAAGATGATCTGAAACCCACATTGGTGTAA